The following nucleotide sequence is from Komagataeibacter medellinensis NBRC 3288.
CCCGCAGGCCGATCAGTATATCGGGCAGATGTTCCAGAAATATCCCGAAGCGCGCTACCGTGTAACCCAGATGGCCGTGGTGCAGGAAGCGGCACTGGCCGAGGCACAGAACCGGATTCGCCAGCTCCAGTGGCAGCTCCAGCAGGCGCAGCAGCAACTCCAGCAACAGCAGGCCGCTCCTCCCCAGCCGCAGCCCAGCACTGGCGGCGGTTTCTTCAGCGGCATGTTCGGCGGCGGGCAGCGCGCGCAGGCGGCACCACCGCCGGGTTGGGGTGGGGGAGCCGCCCCCTCAAGCCCGCCGCCGCAGCCGGTCTACCCGCCGGGCATGCAGCCGGGGATGTTCCGCTCGGGTGGTTCGGGCTTCCTCGGTTCCGCGCTGACCACGGCGGCCGGTGTGGCCGGTGGCATGATGATGGGCAACGCGTTGACCGGCCTGTTCAGCGGCCATCATGACGAGGGTGGCTTTGCCAGTGGCATGCCGCAGGGCGGCACGGGCGAGACCATTATCAATAACAACTATGGTGACAGCACGGCCGGCACCGGCGGGGCCGATCCGTTCGCGGGTGGTGGCACCAGTGCGGATTCCGGGTTTGACGCCGGTGGCGGTGATTCGGGCGGGTTTGACGGCGGCGGTTTTGATTCGGGTGATGACAACAGTTTCTGATCGACCGGGTTGAAGGAATACTGAAAAGGGCATCCGCTACGGATGCCCTTTTTTATGGGGTTGGACATGGCACAGCAGGAATTTGCACTGGACCCGCCGCAATGTGGCAGCCATGTGCCCGAATGGCTGGATACGGGGGCCTGCGTAATGCGGGGACTGGCTGTGACTCATGCTGCGGAGATGATTGCGGGTATAAGGGGCATTGCCCGTGCCGCCCCCTTTCGCCGTATGCCAACGCCTGGCGGCGGCGTAATGTCGGTCGCCATGACAGGCTGCGGGGCCGCTGGGTGGTGCAGCGACACGCAAGGCTACCGTTACGTGGCGCGCGACCCGCGCACGGACCGGCCCTGGCCGCCCCTGCCCGATGCATGGCGCGAGCTTGCCTGCGGGGCAGCGGAGCGTGCGGGATATACGGG
It contains:
- the alkB gene encoding DNA oxidative demethylase AlkB, whose protein sequence is MAQQEFALDPPQCGSHVPEWLDTGACVMRGLAVTHAAEMIAGIRGIARAAPFRRMPTPGGGVMSVAMTGCGAAGWCSDTQGYRYVARDPRTDRPWPPLPDAWRELACGAAERAGYTGFVPDVCLINGYRPGARMGLHQDRDERLDAPVVSLSFGLPALFLWGGLKRTDACRRIPLLHGDVVVWGGPSRLVFHAIAPLRAGEHPVTGPCRYNLTFRRVGA
- a CDS encoding DUF2076 domain-containing protein, producing the protein MNDQERDLITQFFARVGGVTTGSVPQTASSLPPIDPQADQYIGQMFQKYPEARYRVTQMAVVQEAALAEAQNRIRQLQWQLQQAQQQLQQQQAAPPQPQPSTGGGFFSGMFGGGQRAQAAPPPGWGGGAAPSSPPPQPVYPPGMQPGMFRSGGSGFLGSALTTAAGVAGGMMMGNALTGLFSGHHDEGGFASGMPQGGTGETIINNNYGDSTAGTGGADPFAGGGTSADSGFDAGGGDSGGFDGGGFDSGDDNSF